A single genomic interval of Lucilia cuprina isolate Lc7/37 chromosome 2, ASM2204524v1, whole genome shotgun sequence harbors:
- the LOC111683823 gene encoding medium-chain acyl-CoA ligase ACSF2, mitochondrial-like isoform X2: protein MGLNQGDHLGIWAPNTIQWYITFLASAIGGFPLVCINPALQVPELEYALKKAKVKCLITMDSYGKLDFQNKLKQLYLAESTKQSPLSIIIKSDKSDENFINYDDILEKKSDLQNIDALKIEMPQISPKIPCVIQFTSGTTGQPKAALLSHYNMVNQAFYMGRALRLHPEGKSLCLTVPMFHAFGLSILASCLYYGSTVCLPSPTFNAVSALESIERDKCNVVVGTPTMFVDMLDNQSRLQKSVDSLEAAFVGGSACSPEVAIQSKKVFQLRDMVIGYGLSEGTAAVFAQDGSETLESSLHSVGKIFGHGEAKIIDDKGNTLNFGEVGELCIRGWFNMLGYFEDEENTRKTKDVNGWLKTGDQFLLESNGVARYQGRKKDVIIRGGENVFPKEVEDFINQHDSVLESHVIGVPDHRLGEEICVYMRLKKGAKPLTVEDIKLFCKGKLAYFKVPKYVRIVDDFPKTTSGKIQKFKLQELFKSEK from the exons ATGGGTTTAAATCAAGGGGATCATTTGGGAATTTGGGCTCCCAACACCATACAATGGTATATAACCTTTTTGGCTTCTGCCATTGGAGGTTTTCCTTTGGTATGTATTAATCCTGCATTACAAGTTCCCGAACTGGAATATGCTTTGAAGAAGGCAAAAGTCAAGTGTTTAATAACAATGGATTCCTATGGTAAATtagattttcaaaacaaattgaaaCAATTGTACTTAGCAGAGAGCACTAAGCAAAGTCCACTTTCAATTATCATAAAAAGTGATAAGAGtgatgaaaatttcataaattatgaTGATATACTAGAAAAGAAGTCTGACCTACAAAATATAGACGCTCTGAAGATAGAGATGCCTCAGATATCGCCTAAAATTCCGTGTGTTATACAATTCACATCGGGCACAACGGGTCAGCCTAAAGCCGCTTTACTTTCTCATTACAATATGGTTAACCAGGCATTTTATATGGGAAGAGCTTTAAGATTGCACCCAGAAGGCAAATCATTATGCCTTACTGTACCAATGTTCCATGCTTTTGGTTTAAGCATATTAGCAAGTTGTCTTTACTATGGCAGTACTGTATGTCTGCCAAGTCCAACATTTAATGCAGTATCCGCCCTGGAATCCATAGAACGTGATAAGTGCAATGTAGTAGTTGGCACACCCACCATGTTTGTTGATATGCTGGATAATCAGTCTAGACTTCAAAAATCGGTTGATAGTTTAGAAGCTGCATTTGTAGGCGGTTCGGCCTGTAGTCCAGAAGTTGCCATACAATCTAAAAAAGTATTTCAGCTACGCGATATGGTGATAGGATATGGCTTGTCAGAGGGCACAGCGGCTGTTTTTGCCCAAGATGGCTCTGAAACCCTAGAAAGTTCTCTACATTCTGTAGGGAAAATATTCGGCCATGGTGAAGCAAAAATCATAGACGACAAAGGAAATACCTTGAATTTTGGAGAAGTGGGAGAGCTTTGTATTCGTGGTTGGTTTAACATGTTAGGTTACTTTGAAGACGAGGAAAATACTCGTAAAACTAAGGATGTAAATGGCTGGCTAAAGACTGG cgatcaatttttattagaatCTAATGGTGTGGCGCGGTATCAGGGTCGCAAAAAGGATGTAATTATAAGAGGAGGAGAGAATGTATTTCCTAAAGAGGTAGAAGACTTCATAAATCAACACGACAGTGTTCTAGAATCTcat GTTATTGGTGTGCCGGATCATCGTTTGGGTGAAGAAATCTGTGTTTATATGCGCTTGAAGAAAGGTGCTAAACCTTTGACTGTTGAAGATATTAAGTTATTCTGTAAGGGCAAATTGGCTTATTTCAAAGTACCTAAATATGTGAGAATAGTGGATGATTTTCCCAAAACCACTTCAggaaaaatacaaaagtttaaattacaGGAACtgtttaaaagtgaaaaatga